A section of the Malania oleifera isolate guangnan ecotype guangnan chromosome 2, ASM2987363v1, whole genome shotgun sequence genome encodes:
- the LOC131149757 gene encoding uncharacterized protein LOC131149757: MLQCFCCKEFGHMAANCSKKYCSYCKKKGHIIKECRIRPQNCQAQALQTSVIVPPTMTFAALGSSSGESSIPAPPTANYCTPKMVQRMLISALSAMGLQGPSNGGSRSRRDLKWGACVHYFCLSQHFLQFLLLSLLFVIMFQILVLCGIVV; this comes from the exons ATGTTGCAGTGtttttgctgcaaagaatttgGGCATATGGCTGCTAATTGTTCTAAGAAATactgctcttattgcaagaagaagggtcacattatcaaagaatgtcgtaTCCGCCCGCAGAATTGTCAGGCCCAAGCATTACAGACTTCTGTTATTGTACCCCCCACAATGACTTTTGCGGCCCTTGGCTCTTCTTCAGGCGAATCCTCTATTCCTGCACCTCCTACAGCGAATTACTGCACACCCAAAATGGTGCAACGGATGCTAATTTCAGCATTATcagcaatggggctccaag GACCAAGTAATGGGGGGAGCCGATcgcgaagggacctaaagtggggcgcttgtGTCCACTACTTTTGCTTGTCCCAGCACTTTCTtcagtttcttctattaagtcttttgtttgtaataatgtttcagatcttagtattgtgtggcattgtcgtttag